The Solea senegalensis isolate Sse05_10M linkage group LG9, IFAPA_SoseM_1, whole genome shotgun sequence genome has a segment encoding these proteins:
- the slc6a3 gene encoding sodium-dependent dopamine transporter yields the protein MSSVVAPEKPSMGPKELELILVKEQNGVQFTSTTLVAPTPTQINPSEEERETWGKKIDFLLSVIGFAVDLANVWRFPYLCYKNGGGAFLVPYMFFMVIAGMPLFYMELALGQYNREGAAGVWKICPIFKGVGFTVILISLYVGFFYNVIISWALFYLFSSFTNELPWVHCNNTWNSPNCSDWADNTSVGDIYKATPAQEYFERAVLHIQDSNGIDDLGRPRWQLTSCLGVVIVLLYFSLWKGVKTSGKVVWITATMPYVVLTVLLIRGVTLPGAIDGIKAYLSVDFLRLCEAQVWIEAATQICFSLGVGFGVLIAFSSYNKFSNNCYRDAIITTSINSLTSFFSGFVVFSFLGYMSQKHNVALDKVARDGAGLVFVIYPEAIATLPGSSVWAVIFFIMLLTLGIDSAMGGMESVITGLIDEFKCLHKHRELFTFFTVVATFLMSLFCVTNGGMYVFTLLDHFAAGTSILFGVLIEAIGIAWFYGVDRFSDDIEEMIGHRPGWYWRLCWKFVSPCFLLYMVVVSFVRFNPPKYGTYTFPPWANTLGWCLAMSSMAMVPLYAIYKLCRLPGKFCNRLAYAITPETEHHLVDNGEVRQFTLHHWLVV from the exons ATGTCCTCAGTTGTCGCCCCAGAAAAACCCTCCATGGGTCCCAAGGAG TTGGAGCTGATCCTTGTAAAGGAACAGAACGGGGTCCAGTTCACCTCAACCACTTTAGTGGCGCCGACTCCGACTCAAATCAATCCCagcgaggaggagagggagaccTGGGGAAAGAAAATCGACTTCCTCCTGTCAGTCATCGGATTTGCTGTGGACCTTGCTAATGTCTGGAGATTCCCTTACCTCTGCTACAAGAATGGAGGAG gtgcTTTCCTGGTGCCATACATGTTCTTCATGGTGATAGCAGGGATGCCGCTCTTCTACATGGAGCTGGCTCTGGGACAGTATAATAGAGAGGGCGCAGCAGGCGTGTGGAAGATCTGCCCTATATTTAAAG GTGTCGGCTTTACGGTGATCCTCATTTCCCTCTACGTCGGTTTCTTCTACAACGTCATTATCTCCTGGGCACTGTTTTaccttttctcctccttcaccaACGAGCTGCCATGGGTCCACTGCAACAACACGTGGAACAGTCCTAACTGCTCCGACTGGGCCGACAACACCTCAGTCGGGGACATCTACAAGGCCACACCTGCACAGGAGTACTTTGA ACGAGCAGTTCTCCACATCCAGGACAGTAATGGTATTGATGACCTGGGTCGCCCACGGTGGcagttgacttcctgtctggGTGTGGTGATTGTTCTACTCTACTTCAGTCTCTGGAAGGGAGTTAAGACCTCTGGCAAG GTTGTGTGGATCACAGCCACCATGCCCTATGTGGTCTTGACTGTGCTGTTGATCCGAGGAGTCACACTGCCTGGAGCCATTGATGGCATTAAGGCTTACCTCTCTGTGGATTTCCTGAGACTGTGCGAAGCCCAG GTCTGGATTGAGGCAGCGACACAGATCTGTTTCTCTCTGGGAGTGGGGTTTGGTGTGCTAATTGCCTTTTCCAGCTACAACAAATTCAGCAACAACTGTTACAG AGACGCCATCATCACCACCTCCATCAACTCCCTAACCAGTTTCTTCTCCGGCTTTGTGGTGTTCTCTTTCCTCGGTTACATGTCCCAAAAACACAACGTGGCCTTGGACAAAGTTGCCAGAGATG gTGCGGGGTTAGTATTTGTCATTTACCCAGAAGCCATAGCAACATTACCTGGGTCCTCAGTATGGGCAGTTATCTTCTTCATTATGCTGTTGACGCTGGGCATTGACAGTGCT ATGGGCGGAATGGAGTCGGTTATTACGGGGCTGATTGATGAATTCAAGTGCCTCCACAAGCACAGAGAGCTGTTCACCTTTTTTACTGTGGTTGCCACCTTTCTCATGTCCCTCTTCTGTGTCACAAAT GGAGGGATGTATGTGTTTACTCTGCTTGACCACTTTGCAGCAGGGACATCAATTCTCTTTGGAGTGCTTATTGAAGCCATCGGCATCGCATGGTTCTATG gagTGGATCGTTTCAGTGATGACATCGAGGAGATGATTGGCCACCGCCCAGGCTGGTACTGGAGGCTCTGCTGGAAGTTTGTCAGCCCCTGCTTCCTCCTG TATATGGTGGTGGTGAGCTTTGTCAGGTTCAACCCCCCAAAGTACGGCACCTACACGTTTCCTCCGTGGGCTAACACACTGGGCTGGTGTCTGGCCATGTCCTCCATGGCCATGGTGCCTCTGTATGCCATCTACAAACTCTGCAGGCTGCCTGGGAAGTTTTGCAAT AGACTGGCTTATGCCATCACCCCAGAGACAGAGCACCATTTGGTAGACAACGGGGAGGTTCGGCAGTTCACT CTGCATCACTGGTTGGTGGTCTGA